A single genomic interval of Nonomuraea rubra harbors:
- a CDS encoding FtsW/RodA/SpoVE family cell cycle protein produces MSEVAVSPVPMPAKRRGAQLIMLALAVLIVMGAYANVGLAIDGQVPAGMLTYGLSLGGLMLAAYLVLAKFAPWADPLILPLVTLVNGIGLVVIYRLESAPMKGASATNQIIMTGIGVVLFAVTLLVLRDHRALQRLTYTAGLVGVVLLISPLVPGLGKEINGARIWIGFGSATIQPAEFAKIALVVFFAGYLVAKRDVLALAGRRLLFIDLPRARDLGPVLITWAVAIGVLVLQKDLGSSLLLFGGFVVMLYIATQRTSWVLIGILLFVGGAFLAGQLFSHVGDRFDVWLNPSSAEFYEREFGGSYQIMQGLFGLGAGGILGTGLGQGHPELIPLAFSDFIFNATGEELGLTGLMAILMIYALIVQRGLRTSLAARDPFSKLLAGGLSFILAWQVFIIVGGVTNLIPLTGLVTPFMSQGGSALLANWILIALLVRTSDAARRPPPQAIQNEGLTQVFQR; encoded by the coding sequence ATGAGCGAAGTCGCCGTCTCCCCCGTCCCGATGCCGGCCAAGCGGCGCGGGGCGCAGCTGATCATGCTCGCGCTCGCGGTGCTGATCGTCATGGGCGCGTACGCCAACGTGGGCCTGGCCATCGACGGGCAGGTGCCCGCGGGCATGCTGACGTACGGCCTGAGCCTGGGCGGCCTGATGCTGGCCGCCTACCTGGTGCTGGCCAAGTTCGCGCCGTGGGCCGACCCCCTGATCCTGCCGCTGGTTACGCTGGTCAACGGCATCGGCCTGGTCGTGATCTACCGGCTGGAGAGCGCTCCCATGAAGGGCGCGTCCGCGACCAACCAGATCATCATGACCGGGATCGGCGTGGTGCTGTTCGCCGTGACGCTGCTGGTCCTGCGCGACCACCGGGCGTTGCAGCGGCTGACGTACACCGCCGGGCTGGTCGGCGTGGTGCTGCTCATCTCGCCGCTGGTGCCGGGGCTGGGCAAGGAGATCAACGGCGCGCGGATCTGGATCGGGTTCGGCTCGGCGACCATCCAGCCGGCCGAGTTCGCCAAGATCGCGCTGGTCGTCTTCTTCGCCGGCTACCTCGTCGCCAAGCGCGACGTGCTGGCGCTGGCCGGGCGCCGGCTGCTCTTCATCGACCTGCCCAGGGCCCGCGACCTCGGCCCGGTGCTGATCACCTGGGCGGTCGCCATCGGCGTCCTGGTGCTGCAGAAGGACCTGGGCTCGTCGCTGCTGCTGTTCGGCGGCTTCGTGGTGATGCTCTACATCGCCACCCAGCGCACGTCGTGGGTGCTCATCGGCATCCTGCTGTTCGTCGGCGGCGCGTTCCTGGCCGGGCAGCTCTTCTCCCACGTGGGCGACCGCTTCGACGTCTGGCTCAACCCCAGCTCTGCCGAGTTCTACGAGCGGGAGTTCGGCGGCAGCTACCAGATCATGCAGGGCCTGTTCGGCCTGGGTGCCGGCGGCATCCTGGGCACCGGGCTCGGCCAGGGGCACCCCGAGCTGATCCCGCTGGCCTTCTCCGACTTCATCTTCAACGCCACCGGCGAGGAGCTCGGCCTGACCGGGCTGATGGCGATCCTGATGATCTACGCGCTGATCGTCCAGCGCGGCCTGCGCACCTCCCTGGCGGCCCGCGACCCGTTCTCCAAGCTGCTGGCGGGCGGCCTGTCGTTCATCCTGGCCTGGCAGGTCTTCATCATCGTCGGCGGCGTGACGAACCTCATCCCGCTGACCGGCCTGGTGACGCCGTTCATGTCCCAGGGCGGCTCGGCCCTCCTGGCTAACTGGATCCTTATCGCGCTGCTGGTACGAACGTCAGATGCCGCCAGACGCCCCCCGCCTCAAGCGATCCAGAACGAAGGACTGACGCAGGTGTTCCAGCGATGA
- a CDS encoding FhaA domain-containing protein encodes MGVLQRFERRLEGLVEGAFARAFKSDLQPVEVASAVQREMDERAAIVAQGRTLVPNDFVVELSTTDSERLEVYADSISHELANLAREYAKEQGYSFVGPVRVRFETAGDLAVGLFRIRSGVIRGATVEQDEIRQPASDLPPSRPGAFNGRPRLLVSTQDDPQGDRSYELTTPVTLLGRGTDCDLRLVDPGVSRHHAELRVEGQTVVLVDLGSTNGTFVNGQPVRRIELQNGTRVTLGRTTLVFRRD; translated from the coding sequence GTGGGAGTCCTTCAGCGCTTCGAGCGAAGGCTCGAAGGCCTGGTGGAGGGAGCCTTTGCGCGGGCGTTCAAATCTGACCTTCAGCCGGTCGAGGTCGCCAGCGCGGTTCAGCGGGAGATGGATGAGCGTGCGGCGATCGTCGCTCAAGGTCGCACGCTCGTGCCCAACGACTTCGTGGTGGAGCTGTCCACGACCGACAGCGAGAGGCTTGAGGTCTACGCCGACAGCATCAGCCACGAACTGGCCAACCTCGCCAGGGAGTACGCCAAGGAACAGGGCTACTCCTTTGTGGGACCGGTCCGGGTCCGCTTCGAGACCGCCGGCGACCTGGCTGTGGGTCTGTTCCGCATCAGATCGGGCGTCATCCGTGGCGCGACGGTCGAGCAGGACGAGATCCGTCAGCCGGCGAGCGACCTGCCTCCGTCGAGGCCCGGCGCGTTCAACGGGCGGCCGCGGCTGCTCGTCTCCACCCAGGATGACCCGCAGGGCGACCGCTCCTACGAGCTCACCACTCCGGTGACCTTGCTCGGCAGGGGCACCGACTGCGATCTTCGTCTCGTCGATCCAGGAGTCTCGCGGCACCATGCGGAGCTGCGCGTCGAGGGCCAGACCGTGGTTCTCGTGGATCTCGGATCGACGAACGGCACTTTCGTCAATGGCCAGCCGGTACGCAGGATCGAGCTCCAGAACGGCACAAGAGTGACGTTGGGGCGCACGACTCTGGTGTTCCGGCGCGATTAG
- a CDS encoding FHA domain-containing protein FhaB/FipA, whose translation MSELTLLLIRLAFLAVLWFFVIAAVGVIRTDLFGSRTAPAGARKAAKPAKPVAKPKSKKGEPRQLIVTGGPLQGTTIDLTETPITIGRANDATLVVTDDYASSRHARLFPQDGQWIVEDLGSTNGTYLDRSKVTRPTPVPLGVPIRVGKTVIELRK comes from the coding sequence ATGTCCGAGCTCACGCTGCTGCTGATCCGGCTCGCTTTCCTGGCGGTGCTGTGGTTCTTCGTCATTGCCGCAGTCGGCGTGATCCGGACTGACTTGTTCGGCTCACGCACGGCTCCCGCGGGCGCACGTAAGGCCGCGAAACCCGCCAAACCCGTGGCCAAGCCCAAGAGCAAGAAGGGCGAGCCACGCCAGCTCATCGTCACCGGTGGCCCACTCCAAGGCACCACCATCGACCTCACGGAGACGCCCATCACCATTGGCCGGGCCAATGACGCCACGCTGGTAGTCACCGACGACTACGCTTCCAGCCGGCATGCCCGGCTCTTTCCTCAGGACGGTCAATGGATCGTGGAAGATCTTGGGTCCACCAACGGCACGTATCTCGACCGCTCGAAAGTCACCCGCCCGACCCCGGTGCCGCTCGGTGTTCCGATCCGCGTCGGCAAGACAGTCATTGAATTGCGCAAATGA
- a CDS encoding Stp1/IreP family PP2C-type Ser/Thr phosphatase, translating to MTIALRYAARSDVGLLREGNEDSAYASGRLLAVADGMGGHAHGEVASSVAIAAMASLEEAQQGGDLLNAIEAAVRDANRKLHEMVGRDPSLKGMGTTLTAMLWNGTQVALVHVGDSRAYLLRRGELYQITHDHTLVQQLVDDGRITPEEAATHPQRSILLRALDGSGEVDPDLTLREAQVGDRYLLCSDGLSGVVSAETLHATLTNIDDPEEVVRQLIDLANRGGGPDNITCVLADVLEITDGQQVPAEAAVVGAAGMSRLHGNPQDTSPGRVNAVTAPQPVITDGEFDEPDAPQASRRSGRRRRVWPVLVTVLGIGVVAVGVGGYFGYQWTQDQFFVGARGDEVVVFQGIQRELGPIPLFHVSKPTGKKLSSLSEADQALIKGGIPVTTEAEGITRINSLKFADTEPKEEATAEATSTPTPTVSATATKSKQQ from the coding sequence ATGACCATCGCACTCCGCTACGCCGCCCGCTCGGACGTCGGCCTCCTCCGCGAAGGGAACGAGGACTCGGCGTACGCTAGCGGCCGCCTGCTCGCCGTCGCCGACGGCATGGGCGGGCACGCACACGGCGAGGTGGCGAGCTCAGTCGCCATCGCCGCCATGGCCTCTCTGGAAGAGGCCCAACAGGGGGGTGACCTGCTCAACGCCATCGAGGCAGCGGTACGCGACGCCAACCGCAAGCTGCACGAAATGGTGGGGCGGGATCCCAGCCTCAAAGGCATGGGCACGACTCTCACGGCCATGCTCTGGAACGGCACCCAGGTCGCGCTGGTGCACGTGGGCGACTCACGCGCCTACCTGCTCAGACGCGGGGAGCTCTACCAGATCACGCATGACCACACGCTGGTGCAGCAGCTCGTCGACGACGGGCGCATCACGCCGGAAGAGGCGGCCACGCATCCGCAGCGCTCGATCCTGCTGCGCGCGCTCGACGGCAGTGGCGAGGTCGATCCCGACCTCACGCTCCGCGAGGCGCAGGTGGGCGATCGTTACCTCCTGTGCTCCGACGGCCTGTCGGGCGTGGTGAGCGCCGAGACGCTGCACGCCACGCTCACCAACATCGACGACCCGGAAGAGGTCGTCCGCCAGCTCATCGACCTGGCGAACAGAGGGGGCGGGCCGGACAACATCACGTGCGTGCTGGCCGATGTGCTGGAGATCACCGATGGGCAGCAGGTGCCCGCCGAGGCCGCCGTCGTCGGCGCCGCGGGCATGAGCCGGCTGCACGGTAATCCACAGGACACCTCGCCGGGGCGAGTCAACGCGGTGACCGCACCCCAGCCGGTGATCACCGACGGTGAGTTCGACGAGCCGGACGCCCCTCAGGCGTCCCGGCGGTCGGGCAGGCGCCGTCGTGTGTGGCCCGTGCTGGTCACCGTGTTGGGCATTGGCGTCGTGGCCGTCGGCGTCGGCGGTTACTTTGGATATCAGTGGACCCAGGACCAGTTCTTCGTCGGAGCGAGGGGCGACGAGGTGGTCGTGTTCCAGGGGATCCAGAGGGAGCTGGGGCCGATCCCGCTGTTCCACGTCTCCAAGCCCACAGGCAAGAAGCTCTCCAGCCTGTCGGAGGCGGACCAGGCTCTGATCAAGGGTGGCATCCCGGTCACCACCGAGGCCGAAGGCATAACGAGGATCAACAGCTTGAAGTTCGCCGACACTGAACCGAAGGAAGAGGCGACCGCGGAGGCGACCTCCACCCCCACGCCGACCGTGTCAGCCACCGCCACCAAGTCGAAACAGCAGTAG
- a CDS encoding peptidoglycan D,D-transpeptidase FtsI family protein produces the protein MNGTLKRVAVACLAMFALLMINVNFLQAVRAEEYRTDPRNTRNYYDRYAIERGRITAGGKVLAQSVETKDSDFKFVRKYTDGKLYAHVTGYFSPESESAIERSENALLDGSSADLLLRRSIDLFTGEPTRGASVDLTINPKAQKAAYDALRNSGKRGAVIALDPKTGAILAMVSLPTFDPAELSGTDKGTVFKRYDELDADKSQPLLNRTISQTYPPGSTFKVVTMAAYLEADSSRGPQTTVAAPQRLPLPQTNISLPNYGGAACGSGQVTLVYALEKSCNTPFASMGMELGFDAMKEQTEKFGMGTPVSVPMAAAQSDFGKDYDKAALAMASIGQRDNRMTPLQMAMIAAGIANDGTVMKPYLVNKITDAKGDAIEEAEPDELKTDAVSSETAAKLREMMASVVSNGTANLAQVPGVQVAGKTGTAETLDGAPPHAWFISFAPAEDPKVALAVIVESGAANVGAEATGGHTAAPIAKAVLEAVLNK, from the coding sequence ATGAACGGCACTCTGAAGCGCGTGGCCGTGGCGTGCCTGGCCATGTTCGCGCTCCTGATGATCAATGTGAACTTCCTCCAGGCCGTACGGGCGGAGGAGTACCGGACGGACCCGCGCAACACCCGCAACTACTACGACCGCTACGCCATCGAGCGGGGCCGCATCACCGCCGGCGGCAAGGTGCTCGCGCAGTCCGTCGAGACCAAGGACAGCGACTTCAAGTTCGTCAGGAAGTACACCGACGGCAAGCTGTACGCGCACGTCACGGGCTACTTCTCGCCCGAGAGCGAGAGCGCGATCGAGCGCAGCGAGAACGCCCTGCTCGACGGCTCCAGCGCGGACCTGCTGCTGCGGCGCAGCATCGACCTGTTCACGGGCGAGCCGACCAGGGGCGCCAGCGTCGATCTCACGATCAACCCCAAGGCCCAGAAGGCGGCCTACGACGCGCTGCGCAACAGCGGCAAGCGCGGGGCCGTGATCGCGCTGGACCCCAAGACGGGGGCGATCCTGGCGATGGTCTCGCTGCCCACGTTCGACCCGGCCGAGCTGTCGGGCACCGACAAGGGCACGGTCTTCAAGAGGTACGACGAGCTGGACGCCGACAAGAGCCAGCCGCTGCTCAACCGTACGATCTCGCAGACGTACCCGCCGGGCTCCACGTTCAAGGTCGTGACCATGGCGGCCTACCTGGAGGCCGACTCCTCGCGCGGCCCGCAGACGACCGTGGCGGCGCCGCAGCGGCTGCCGCTGCCCCAGACGAACATCAGCCTGCCCAACTACGGCGGCGCCGCCTGCGGCAGCGGCCAGGTGACGCTGGTGTACGCGCTGGAGAAGTCCTGCAACACGCCCTTCGCGTCGATGGGCATGGAGCTGGGCTTCGACGCGATGAAGGAGCAGACGGAGAAGTTCGGCATGGGCACGCCGGTGTCCGTGCCGATGGCCGCGGCGCAGAGCGACTTCGGCAAGGACTACGACAAGGCCGCGCTGGCCATGGCCTCGATCGGGCAGCGTGACAACCGGATGACGCCGCTGCAGATGGCCATGATCGCGGCGGGCATCGCCAACGACGGCACGGTGATGAAGCCGTACCTGGTCAACAAGATCACCGACGCCAAGGGCGACGCGATCGAGGAGGCCGAGCCCGACGAGCTGAAGACGGATGCGGTCAGCTCCGAGACGGCGGCCAAGCTGCGCGAGATGATGGCGAGCGTCGTGAGCAACGGCACCGCCAACCTGGCGCAGGTCCCAGGCGTCCAAGTAGCGGGTAAGACAGGCACGGCGGAGACCCTCGACGGGGCGCCGCCGCACGCCTGGTTCATCTCCTTCGCGCCCGCCGAGGACCCGAAGGTGGCCCTGGCGGTCATCGTCGAGTCCGGCGCGGCCAACGTCGGGGCGGAGGCGACCGGCGGCCACACCGCCGCGCCGATCGCGAAGGCCGTGCTGGAGGCGGTGCTGAACAAGTGA
- a CDS encoding hemolysin family protein, with the protein MSAYLGLLALLLLTAATGYFVAQEFAFVAADRGALREQAAAGDTSAEKALQVTSRLSFMLSGAQLGITVTALLVGFLAEPAIATLVRPWLAGTGLSDGMITGISVAAGVFVATVVQMVLGELAPKNLGIARPEQVAKFLARSTLIYLAVVGPVVRLFDSAATGLLRRVGVEPVEEVEHGATPEELSRIIAESTQAGELPPRLSDLLERALEFGDRTAEEIMVPRPRVVVLRASQPISDLLEVMRECGHSRYPVVGQDGDVTGVTGVRELLASGLEEGSISAITRPALLVPDSVPLPAVLDRMRAAKDDIVCVIDEYGGLAGVITIEDLAEELVGELVDENDPEPVGAVEHPGGIWEIPGSLRLDEVERATGVALPESDEYDTLAGLVLARLGRMPDPGDTVTVPIDANTDPFTEDVEEHRAELTVISLNRRVPEWVRLTPLRHAEATSR; encoded by the coding sequence GTGAGCGCCTATCTCGGGCTGCTGGCCCTCTTGCTTCTCACCGCGGCGACCGGCTATTTCGTCGCCCAGGAGTTCGCCTTCGTCGCCGCCGACCGGGGGGCGCTGCGCGAGCAGGCCGCCGCCGGCGACACCTCCGCCGAGAAGGCGCTCCAAGTAACTTCCCGCCTGTCCTTCATGCTCTCCGGCGCCCAGCTGGGCATCACCGTGACAGCGCTGCTGGTCGGCTTCCTGGCCGAGCCCGCGATCGCCACGCTCGTACGGCCGTGGCTGGCCGGCACGGGCCTGTCCGACGGAATGATCACAGGCATCTCCGTCGCGGCCGGCGTCTTCGTGGCGACCGTGGTGCAGATGGTGCTCGGCGAGCTGGCGCCCAAGAACCTGGGCATCGCCAGGCCGGAGCAGGTGGCCAAGTTCCTGGCCCGCTCGACGCTGATCTACCTGGCGGTCGTGGGCCCGGTGGTCAGGCTGTTCGACTCGGCCGCGACGGGCCTGCTCAGGCGCGTCGGCGTCGAGCCCGTGGAGGAGGTGGAGCACGGCGCCACCCCCGAGGAGCTGTCCCGCATCATCGCGGAGTCGACCCAGGCGGGTGAGCTGCCGCCCAGGCTCTCCGACCTCCTGGAGCGGGCGCTGGAGTTCGGCGACCGCACGGCGGAGGAGATCATGGTCCCCCGCCCCCGGGTGGTGGTCCTGCGTGCCTCGCAGCCGATCAGCGACCTCCTCGAGGTCATGCGCGAATGCGGCCACTCCCGCTACCCCGTGGTGGGCCAGGACGGCGACGTGACCGGCGTCACGGGCGTGCGCGAGCTGCTCGCCTCCGGCCTGGAGGAGGGCAGCATCTCCGCGATCACGCGGCCCGCCCTGCTGGTGCCCGACTCGGTCCCACTCCCTGCCGTGCTCGACAGGATGCGGGCGGCCAAGGACGACATCGTCTGCGTCATCGACGAGTACGGCGGCCTGGCGGGCGTCATCACCATCGAGGACCTGGCAGAGGAGCTGGTCGGCGAGCTGGTGGACGAGAACGACCCCGAGCCGGTGGGCGCCGTCGAGCACCCGGGCGGTATCTGGGAGATCCCGGGCAGCCTCCGGCTCGACGAGGTCGAGCGCGCGACGGGGGTGGCGTTGCCGGAGAGCGACGAGTACGACACCCTCGCCGGCCTGGTCCTGGCCAGGCTGGGCAGGATGCCCGACCCCGGCGACACGGTGACCGTACCGATCGACGCCAACACCGATCCCTTCACTGAGGACGTTGAGGAGCACCGGGCGGAGCTGACGGTGATCTCGCTCAACCGGCGGGTGCCCGAATGGGTGCGCCTGACGCCGCTGCGGCACGCGGAGGCGACGTCCCGATGA
- a CDS encoding hemolysin family protein: protein MIILSLALLAFNALFVAAEFAFVSSRRHRLEEMAAGGNRLVRIAARSAAGGSRQLSLMLAGAQLGITLCTLGLGQVTEPALEHYLEPVFAAIGVPEAMRLPIALVIALALVTFLHMVIGEMAPKSWALTHPERAALLLTFPFRAFTTVMRPLLSALNGLTNLILHLFGVQARDELATTRTPRQLAMLVGESGRMGLLDREEHDLLTRALRLDDEGIERLMVPIDRVVKVRATATAAEIRSTAAGSAHLRLLVEGPNGVEGALHVREALLKPESKASDLIRPLPRLQCTTQVPEAVTALQEARSHLALVTNAAQEVIGMVSLTDLVGELLDTRAA from the coding sequence ATGATCATTCTAAGCCTCGCGTTGCTGGCCTTCAACGCGCTCTTCGTGGCGGCGGAGTTCGCCTTCGTCTCCTCCCGGCGTCACCGGCTGGAGGAGATGGCGGCGGGCGGCAACCGGCTCGTCAGGATCGCGGCCAGGTCGGCGGCGGGCGGCAGCCGCCAGCTCTCCCTGATGCTGGCCGGCGCCCAGCTCGGCATCACGCTCTGCACCCTGGGCCTCGGCCAGGTGACGGAGCCCGCGCTGGAGCACTACCTGGAGCCGGTCTTCGCGGCGATCGGCGTGCCGGAGGCCATGCGGCTGCCGATCGCGCTGGTGATCGCCCTGGCCCTGGTGACGTTCCTGCACATGGTCATCGGCGAGATGGCCCCGAAGTCGTGGGCCCTGACCCACCCCGAGCGGGCGGCGCTGCTGCTGACCTTCCCGTTCAGGGCGTTCACCACGGTCATGCGCCCGCTGCTCTCGGCGCTGAACGGGCTGACGAACCTGATCCTGCACCTCTTCGGCGTCCAGGCCAGGGACGAGCTGGCCACGACCAGGACCCCGCGCCAGCTCGCCATGCTGGTGGGCGAGTCGGGCCGGATGGGCCTGCTGGACCGGGAGGAGCACGACCTCCTGACCAGGGCGCTGCGCCTGGACGACGAGGGCATCGAGCGCCTCATGGTGCCCATCGACCGGGTGGTCAAGGTCAGGGCGACGGCGACGGCCGCGGAGATCAGGTCGACCGCGGCGGGCAGTGCCCACCTGAGGCTCCTGGTGGAGGGCCCGAACGGCGTGGAGGGCGCCCTGCACGTACGGGAGGCCCTGCTGAAGCCGGAGAGCAAGGCGTCGGACCTCATCAGGCCGCTGCCCAGGCTCCAGTGCACCACCCAGGTGCCCGAGGCCGTCACGGCCCTCCAGGAGGCCAGGTCCCACCTGGCCCTGGTGACGAACGCGGCGCAGGAGGTCATCGGCATGGTGAGCCTCACCGATCTGGTCGGCGAGCTGCTGGACACCAGAGCGGCGTGA
- a CDS encoding serine/threonine-protein kinase — translation MRLRNRYLLVSRIATGGMGEVWRARDELLGREVAVKILRSHIYADPTFRERFRNEARLTAALADPGVAQIFDYGEQSELAYLVMELVHGEPLSAILARNGAIGPEVALDVVHQTAKALHAAHSAGIIHRDIKPGNLLVTPEGTIKVTDFGIARALEAAPVTQTGTVLGTAQYVSPEQAQGFPLTPATDLYSLGVVAYECLSGRTPFRGDSQVAIALQHLNEQPPPLGVDVPAQVRELVMALLAKEPAQRPATALEAADRAYVLRESLAGVEHVPELSMLTDPGGFRVREPAPEDERQTDDLAPATTVQEQPPRKRRGARTLALVATAGCAAAVGLTAVTLADREPPGRPPEVAEPSQTPTATLTPDQVKPTKTKNRTRRPPVVPVKSPKPIPSRSATVSKSATPTKKPTPKPTPKPTRTPTPTPTPTPTTTPTTPTPTASPDPGDTNPPKEET, via the coding sequence ATGCGGCTCCGTAACCGCTACCTCCTGGTCTCCCGCATCGCCACGGGCGGTATGGGAGAGGTGTGGCGTGCCCGTGACGAACTGCTCGGGCGCGAGGTGGCGGTGAAGATCCTGCGCAGCCACATCTACGCCGATCCCACCTTCCGCGAACGTTTCCGCAACGAGGCGCGGCTGACGGCCGCGCTGGCGGACCCCGGCGTGGCGCAGATCTTCGACTACGGCGAGCAGAGCGAGCTGGCCTATCTCGTCATGGAGCTGGTGCACGGCGAGCCACTGTCGGCCATCCTGGCTCGCAACGGCGCCATCGGGCCCGAGGTGGCGCTCGACGTGGTGCACCAGACGGCCAAGGCGCTGCACGCCGCGCACTCGGCGGGCATCATCCACCGCGACATCAAGCCGGGCAACCTGCTGGTCACCCCCGAGGGCACCATCAAGGTGACGGACTTCGGGATCGCGCGCGCCCTGGAGGCGGCGCCGGTGACGCAGACCGGCACGGTGCTGGGCACCGCCCAGTACGTCAGCCCCGAGCAGGCGCAGGGCTTCCCGCTCACGCCCGCGACGGATCTGTACTCCCTGGGCGTGGTGGCCTACGAGTGTCTGTCGGGTCGCACGCCGTTCCGCGGTGACAGCCAGGTGGCGATCGCGCTGCAGCACCTCAACGAGCAGCCGCCGCCGCTCGGCGTGGACGTGCCGGCGCAGGTGCGGGAGCTGGTCATGGCGCTGCTGGCCAAGGAGCCCGCGCAGCGGCCCGCGACGGCGCTGGAGGCGGCCGACCGGGCGTACGTGCTGCGGGAGTCGCTGGCGGGCGTCGAGCACGTGCCCGAGCTCAGCATGCTCACCGACCCCGGAGGCTTCCGCGTACGCGAGCCGGCCCCCGAGGACGAGCGGCAGACGGACGACCTCGCCCCCGCCACCACGGTGCAGGAGCAGCCGCCGCGCAAGCGGAGGGGTGCCAGGACGCTGGCGCTGGTGGCCACGGCGGGCTGTGCGGCGGCCGTGGGGCTCACCGCGGTGACGCTCGCCGACCGGGAGCCGCCGGGGCGGCCGCCCGAGGTGGCCGAGCCGTCGCAGACTCCCACGGCGACGCTGACCCCGGATCAGGTCAAGCCGACGAAGACGAAGAATCGAACGCGTCGGCCGCCGGTGGTTCCGGTCAAGTCGCCGAAGCCTATACCCTCGCGGTCGGCTACGGTAAGCAAGTCGGCTACTCCTACCAAGAAGCCGACCCCGAAACCGACCCCGAAACCGACCCGAACCCCTACGCCCACCCCGACCCCAACGCCCACCACTACCCCGACAACTCCGACACCCACCGCCTCGCCGGACCCGGGTGATACGAACCCGCCCAAGGAGGAGACGTGA